In Candidatus Palauibacter soopunensis, the genomic stretch TCGATCCGTTGCAACCGTCCGCTGACTCGCCGGCCACCTCGCGATCGGCGGGGGCCCCGGGATCGGCGGCGGCCCCGGTCGCGCCCGCGGGGGGTCAGAGAGGCTTCGCCTCGTCGATGAGCATGATCGGAATCCCGTCGTCGACTTCGTATCTCAGACGACAGGCGTGGCACAGGAGCGCTTCTTCACCGTCGCCCAGCCGGTATTCCAGCTCGCCCTTGCACTTGGGGCAGGCGAGGATCTCGAGCAGTCTTTCGTCGAGGGGCATCAGTTCTCCTGCGCGGGAACCCGGAAACCGAGCACCCTAAGATGGTGTGTTTTCTTCCGCCAGTTCGGGAGGACCTTAACGCGGAGCCGGAGGTAGACCCGCCGGCCGAGGAAGCGTTCGATCTTCAGGCGGGAGCGGGTCCCGAGCTTCCGGATCGTCCTTCCGCCCGCTCCCACGACGATGCCCTTCTGGGATTCCTTCTCCACATGGATCAGGGCCTCGATGTATGTTGGCCTGCCCCCCTTCCGCTCGCGGAATTCCTCGATCCGGATGGCCACCGCGTACGGTACTTCGTCCGCCAGTTCCTCCAGACACGTTTCCCGGATCATCTCGGCGACGAAGTGTCGTTCCGGCGCGTCGGAGAGTTCGTCCACGGGATACAGGGGCGGCGACTCCGGCAGTAGCGCGGACAGGGCTTCGAGCAGCTTCGGGACTCCCTGCTTCTTCGTCGCGCACGTCCCGTACACGCCATCCCAGTGGCCGCTCGCGAATCGGGCCCGAAGCTCCTCCCGGCCCGACGTCTCGACCCG encodes the following:
- the era gene encoding GTPase Era — its product is MTFRAGFVAIVGLPNVGKSTLLNAFLGERLAAVTPRAQTTQRRLLGIYSDDASQAVFIDTPGLLEPRYTLHRSMREEALSALEDADLVLAVADAGFAPSLDWAGEFAHSIRIPKILCLNKIDRVETSGREELRARFASGHWDGVYGTCATKKQGVPKLLEALSALLPESPPLYPVDELSDAPERHFVAEMIRETCLEELADEVPYAVAIRIEEFRERKGGRPTYIEALIHVEKESQKGIVVGAGGRTIRKLGTRSRLKIERFLGRRVYLRLRVKVLPNWRKKTHHLRVLGFRVPAQEN
- a CDS encoding Trm112 family protein — encoded protein: MPLDERLLEILACPKCKGELEYRLGDGEEALLCHACRLRYEVDDGIPIMLIDEAKPL